One segment of Pseudomonas pohangensis DNA contains the following:
- a CDS encoding DUF58 domain-containing protein, translating into MSFSRWRQLRWKRWLQRRIPPSSSVLLDQRRIFIIPSRTGAAFGGALILMLLAGINYQNSLAYGLTFFLMAVFVVAILHTYRNLAGLTLQAAGSAPVFVGEHAAFRIRLLSNQRTHQAIALSWPPAPGQVLDVPAQAVVECQLDLPALQRGWLRPQRLRVESQFPLGLLMAWSWVDLDQAALVYPRPLSGSLPLSAGAGQDQQEEGGQARGQGADDFQGLRSFQPGDTQSRLHWKAFSRGQGLLVKNFVSLSGNEQWLELEALDGDLETRLSLLCHWVLQFSERQQPFGLRLPGCEIAIDSGEAHRDGCLQALALFGLPS; encoded by the coding sequence TTGAGCTTTAGCCGCTGGCGTCAGCTGCGCTGGAAACGCTGGCTGCAGCGGCGTATTCCGCCCTCCAGCAGTGTGCTGCTGGATCAGCGGCGCATCTTTATCATTCCCAGCCGCACCGGGGCCGCATTCGGTGGTGCGTTGATATTGATGCTGCTGGCCGGGATCAACTACCAGAACAGTCTGGCTTACGGGCTGACTTTCTTTCTGATGGCGGTGTTCGTCGTAGCGATCCTGCATACCTACCGTAATCTGGCCGGTCTGACCCTGCAGGCGGCCGGCAGTGCACCGGTGTTTGTCGGGGAGCACGCGGCCTTTCGTATTCGCCTGCTGAGCAACCAGCGTACGCATCAGGCCATAGCCTTGAGCTGGCCACCGGCGCCCGGGCAGGTGCTGGATGTTCCGGCGCAGGCGGTTGTCGAGTGCCAGCTGGATTTGCCGGCTTTACAGCGCGGCTGGCTACGGCCGCAGCGTCTGCGCGTGGAAAGCCAGTTTCCGCTGGGCTTGCTGATGGCCTGGAGCTGGGTCGATCTGGATCAGGCGGCACTGGTCTATCCGCGTCCTCTGTCCGGCAGCTTGCCACTTTCGGCTGGCGCCGGTCAGGATCAGCAGGAAGAGGGTGGTCAGGCCCGTGGTCAGGGTGCGGATGACTTTCAGGGTTTGCGCAGCTTTCAGCCTGGCGATACACAGTCTCGCCTGCACTGGAAAGCCTTTTCCCGCGGCCAGGGCCTGCTGGTCAAGAATTTCGTCAGCCTATCCGGAAACGAGCAGTGGCTGGAGTTGGAGGCGCTGGATGGCGACCTGGAAACCCGCTTGTCGTTGCTTTGCCACTGGGTGCTGCAATTTTCCGAGCGCCAGCAACCGTTCGGCCTGCGGCTGCCCGGCTGTGAAATAGCCATCGACAGCGGCGAAGCCCACCGCGATGGCTGCCTGCAGGCACTGGCGCTGTTCGGGTTGCCGTCATGA
- a CDS encoding putative periplasmic lipoprotein, whose protein sequence is MKNLLVVILGGVLLAGCASSGPGKAECDSQLSTAWKELDMAKAEGMAGGVSYSQALVFLTAAKADQSMASYGGCADSARKARFYITESRAGR, encoded by the coding sequence GTGAAAAATCTTTTAGTTGTCATTTTGGGCGGCGTTTTGCTGGCAGGTTGTGCCAGTAGCGGCCCGGGAAAAGCCGAATGCGACAGTCAGTTGAGTACGGCGTGGAAAGAGCTGGATATGGCCAAGGCTGAAGGGATGGCAGGTGGTGTCAGTTACTCGCAGGCACTGGTTTTCCTTACTGCAGCCAAGGCTGACCAGTCGATGGCTTCTTATGGTGGCTGTGCCGATTCAGCCAGGAAGGCGCGCTTCTATATCACCGAGTCGCGCGCCGGGCGCTGA
- a CDS encoding DUF4892 domain-containing protein, translating to MQKLFFCLLLASNLVMAADSSGSQDLPALPRFPHAEIVAYSSSADAERIYPQSSIRRISNQLRVEQSIEVTGQLTALTYQLPSGRSSAEAFTAARKALLAEGAEPLFWCEGRDCGSSSQWANAIFDNSRLYGPDDQQAYLLVRLAAPQHNSLIALYGITRGNRRAYLHVEQLAASSSIAEVLPTPATLLRELQSSAVLRLPDLPEVPQARWVEVLARALKLDSTLPVVISGTSAAAWREALLAQGLKGNRLQLGDSDAAGLQLEIRR from the coding sequence ATGCAAAAACTGTTTTTCTGCCTGCTGCTTGCCAGCAATCTGGTTATGGCCGCTGATTCCAGCGGCAGTCAGGACTTGCCGGCCCTGCCGCGCTTTCCCCATGCCGAGATCGTTGCCTACAGCAGCAGTGCCGATGCCGAGCGGATCTACCCGCAAAGCTCGATCCGCCGTATCAGCAACCAGCTACGGGTCGAGCAGTCGATAGAAGTAACAGGGCAGTTGACCGCATTGACTTATCAACTGCCGAGCGGACGTAGCTCGGCGGAAGCATTTACCGCGGCGCGCAAGGCCCTGCTGGCGGAAGGCGCCGAGCCGCTGTTCTGGTGCGAAGGGCGCGACTGTGGATCGAGCAGCCAGTGGGCCAATGCGATATTCGATAACTCGCGCCTGTATGGCCCGGATGACCAGCAGGCCTACCTGCTGGTGCGGCTGGCAGCGCCGCAACACAATAGTCTGATTGCCCTGTATGGCATTACCCGCGGTAATCGTCGTGCATACCTGCATGTGGAGCAGCTGGCAGCGAGCAGTTCTATCGCCGAGGTGCTGCCTACTCCCGCGACGTTGCTACGCGAACTGCAAAGCAGTGCAGTGCTGCGCCTGCCCGATTTGCCGGAGGTACCGCAGGCGCGCTGGGTCGAGGTGTTGGCCCGTGCCCTCAAGCTCGACAGTACTTTGCCGGTGGTCATCAGTGGCACTTCCGCTGCTGCCTGGCGTGAGGCATTGCTGGCGCAGGGGTTGAAGGGCAACCGTTTGCAGCTGGGTGACAGCGATGCTGCAGGGCTGCAACTGGAGATTCGCCGTTGA
- a CDS encoding alpha/beta hydrolase, which produces MTVQVEEIRLNLPHIEMAAHLYGPEDGHPVIALHGWLDNAATFTRLAPLLPGLRILALDFAGHGYSAHRPAGGNYLLWENVLDVLLVAQAMGWERFSLLGHSMGAIVSVMLAAAMPERVERLALIDGLMPYTGEADQAPEKLGEALRAQLALPNKRKPVYADVQLAVNARMKGVGSVSREAAEILARRGLMPVAGGYTWRSDSRLTLASPVRLTRAHAVAFLRKISCPVSLVLAEQGMLHHEPNIQTLLQGLPFDVHTLAGGHHLHLDDDTGARAVADCFKPFFASA; this is translated from the coding sequence ATGACCGTTCAGGTTGAAGAAATCCGTCTGAATCTGCCACACATCGAAATGGCAGCCCATCTGTACGGTCCGGAGGATGGTCACCCGGTCATCGCTTTACATGGCTGGCTGGATAATGCGGCAACCTTCACCCGTCTGGCACCGCTGTTGCCCGGGTTGCGCATTCTGGCGCTGGACTTTGCCGGGCATGGTTATTCGGCCCACCGGCCAGCGGGCGGCAACTACCTGCTGTGGGAGAATGTGCTGGATGTACTGCTGGTGGCCCAGGCCATGGGCTGGGAGCGGTTTTCCCTGCTCGGCCATTCGATGGGTGCAATTGTCTCGGTGATGCTGGCCGCTGCCATGCCGGAGCGGGTCGAGCGGCTGGCCCTGATCGACGGTCTGATGCCGTATACCGGGGAGGCGGATCAGGCGCCGGAGAAACTGGGTGAAGCCTTGCGTGCCCAGTTGGCACTACCGAACAAGCGCAAGCCGGTGTATGCCGATGTGCAGCTGGCGGTGAATGCGCGCATGAAGGGCGTTGGCTCGGTGAGCCGCGAAGCCGCCGAAATACTCGCGCGGCGTGGCCTGATGCCGGTAGCCGGTGGCTACACCTGGCGCAGTGACAGCCGCCTGACGCTGGCTTCGCCGGTGCGGCTGACCCGCGCCCATGCGGTAGCTTTTCTGCGCAAGATCAGTTGCCCAGTCAGTCTGGTGCTGGCCGAGCAGGGCATGCTGCATCACGAACCGAACATTCAGACGTTGCTGCAGGGGTTGCCCTTTGATGTGCATACCCTGGCTGGCGGGCATCACCTGCATCTGGATGACGACACCGGAGCGCGCGCTGTCGCAGACTGTTTCAAACCGTTCTTTGCCTCGGCTTGA
- a CDS encoding AI-2E family transporter — MDNDRLLVQILLFGLLGATLWVLAPFWSALFWAGVLAFASWPLMRLLTRLLNGRETAAAATLTAGWMLIVAVPLTMLGLNLARHVKDAEKLARSLQADGLPPPPDWLAGLPMVGAQLNELWLTVDAQGTALFASIQPYLGGMGNWVLARSAQIGTGVIELVLSLVLVFFFYRDGPRLALIFEHALERLIGVRAAHYRELIAGTVQRVVNGVIGTAAAQAILALIGFLIVGVPGAVVLGILTFGLSLIPMGPPLLWLPITGWLAYHGNYGLAIFLFAWGTFVVSGVDNVLKPYLISRGGNLPLVVVLFGVFGGLLAFGFMGLFLGPVLLSVAYSLIDDWIAHGQNAKKLLEVDKESNP, encoded by the coding sequence GTGGATAACGACCGCCTGCTGGTGCAGATCCTCCTGTTCGGCTTGCTCGGCGCCACCTTGTGGGTATTGGCGCCGTTCTGGTCAGCGCTGTTCTGGGCCGGGGTACTGGCCTTTGCCAGCTGGCCACTGATGCGCCTGCTGACCCGTTTGCTCAATGGCCGGGAAACCGCCGCCGCCGCGACTTTGACCGCCGGCTGGATGCTGATAGTTGCGGTACCGCTGACCATGCTCGGCCTCAATCTGGCCCGTCATGTGAAAGATGCCGAGAAGCTGGCCAGGAGCCTGCAGGCAGACGGCCTGCCGCCACCGCCGGACTGGCTGGCCGGGCTGCCGATGGTCGGCGCGCAACTGAATGAACTCTGGTTGACGGTTGATGCACAGGGCACAGCGCTGTTTGCCAGCATCCAGCCCTATCTGGGCGGCATGGGCAACTGGGTGCTGGCGCGCAGCGCGCAGATCGGTACGGGGGTTATCGAGCTGGTGCTGAGCCTGGTGCTGGTGTTCTTTTTCTACCGGGATGGCCCGCGCCTGGCGCTGATTTTCGAACATGCGCTGGAGCGTCTGATCGGTGTGCGCGCTGCCCACTACCGCGAACTGATTGCCGGTACGGTGCAGCGGGTGGTCAATGGCGTCATCGGCACAGCCGCAGCGCAGGCGATTCTGGCATTGATAGGCTTCCTGATTGTCGGCGTACCGGGTGCCGTGGTGCTGGGGATTCTGACCTTTGGTCTGAGTCTGATCCCGATGGGCCCGCCGTTGCTCTGGTTGCCGATCACTGGCTGGCTCGCCTACCACGGTAATTATGGGTTGGCGATCTTTCTGTTTGCCTGGGGCACCTTCGTGGTCAGCGGAGTGGATAACGTACTCAAGCCTTACCTGATCAGTCGCGGCGGCAACCTGCCGCTGGTGGTGGTGCTGTTCGGGGTTTTCGGCGGTCTGCTGGCCTTCGGCTTCATGGGCCTGTTCCTTGGTCCGGTATTGCTGTCGGTGGCCTACAGCCTGATCGATGACTGGATAGCCCACGGCCAGAATGCAAAAAAACTACTGGAAGTCGATAAGGAATCCAACCCGTGA
- a CDS encoding AAA family ATPase, with protein MLKPLEDCLHAVNRVVLGKEPQVRLALTCLLARGHLLVEDLPGMGKTTLSQALARVLGLSYQRIQFTSDLLPGDILGTSIFNRDTSQFVFHPGPIFAELVLADEINRATPKSQSALLEAMEEGQVTIEGATRPLPQPFFVIATQNPVSQGGTFALPESQLDRFLMRLSLGYPARSAEKALLQGQARRELLPQLEPVLDHAALAVLQAEVPLIRASDALLDYILRLVEATRTQPSFAWGLSPRASLAMLAAARAWALLAGRDYVIPEDVQAVLPSVVGHRLRERADPAGHGAGSLVQWLLREVPVL; from the coding sequence ATGCTCAAGCCCCTGGAAGATTGCCTGCACGCGGTGAACCGTGTGGTGTTGGGCAAGGAGCCGCAGGTGCGTCTGGCGCTGACTTGCCTGCTGGCGCGCGGCCATTTGCTGGTCGAGGACTTGCCGGGGATGGGCAAGACCACCCTGAGTCAGGCCTTGGCGCGGGTACTGGGCCTGAGTTATCAGCGCATCCAGTTCACTTCCGATCTGTTGCCCGGCGATATTCTCGGCACCTCGATTTTCAACCGGGATACCAGTCAGTTCGTCTTTCATCCGGGGCCGATCTTTGCCGAGCTGGTACTGGCCGACGAGATCAATCGGGCCACGCCGAAAAGCCAGAGCGCGCTGCTTGAAGCCATGGAGGAGGGGCAGGTGACCATCGAGGGCGCCACCCGGCCGTTGCCGCAGCCATTCTTCGTGATTGCCACACAGAACCCGGTCAGTCAGGGCGGCACCTTTGCCTTGCCGGAGTCGCAACTCGACCGATTTCTGATGCGTCTGTCGCTCGGCTATCCGGCGCGCTCGGCCGAGAAGGCCCTGTTGCAGGGACAGGCACGACGTGAATTGCTGCCGCAGCTGGAGCCGGTACTGGATCATGCTGCGCTGGCTGTTCTGCAGGCCGAAGTGCCGTTGATTCGTGCCAGCGATGCATTGCTCGACTACATATTGCGCCTGGTCGAAGCCACCCGGACGCAACCATCCTTTGCCTGGGGCCTGTCACCAAGGGCCAGCCTGGCAATGCTGGCAGCGGCGCGTGCCTGGGCGTTGCTGGCCGGGCGCGACTATGTGATTCCCGAAGACGTGCAGGCGGTATTGCCATCGGTGGTCGGCCATCGCTTGCGCGAGCGCGCTGATCCGGCCGGGCACGGTGCGGGCTCGCTGGTGCAGTGGCTGTTGCGCGAGGTGCCGGTGCTTTGA